In Antedon mediterranea chromosome 10, ecAntMedi1.1, whole genome shotgun sequence, one genomic interval encodes:
- the LOC140061129 gene encoding galactosylgalactosylxylosylprotein 3-beta-glucuronosyltransferase 3-like: protein MNELEAKEKNINFISKRLDFLQTTLRRQYPYAVDYISQITDDDLPTIYAITPTYTRHVQKAELTRLSQTFLHIKNLHWIVVEDSENKTPLVAKFLERSGVVFTHLNTKTPQYYQLGENDPSWLKPRGVEQRNLAIDWLVKNVDANKEPGVVYFADDDNTYDLQIFHEMRNTQTVSVWPVGIVGGLKFERPLVNAEQKVYAWYTAWKPERPFAIDMAGFAINLLLVQQNSEARFDIKAPRGYIESSYLIKIVKMEDLEPKAGLCTKVYVWHTRTEKPKWKQEDILIKQGNPSDPNIEV from the exons ATGAATGAACTAGAAGCCAAAGAaaagaatattaattttatttcaaaaagacTTGATTTTTTACAAACTACGTTAAGAAGACAATATCCGTATGCGGTAGATTATATATCGCAAATTACGGATGATGATTTGCCAACTATATACGCCATCACTCCAACGTATACAAGGCATGTACAAAAAGCTGAGTTGACACGGTTATCGCAAACTTTCCTACATATAAAAAACCTTCACTGGATAGTCGTAGAAGACTCGGAGAATAAAACACCTCTGGTTGCGAAATTTTTGGAAAGATCCGGAGTAGTTTTTACGCACTTGAATACAAAAACGCCACAATACTATCAACTTGGTGAGAACGATCCGAGTTGGTTAAAACCCAGAGGTGTAGAACAGCGTAACCTTGCAATTGATTGGTTGGTGAAAAACGTTGACGCCAATAAAGAACCCGGTGTAGTTTATTTTGCTGATGATGACAATACATATGATTTACAGATTTTTCATgag ATGAGAAACACACAAACAGTATCTGTATGGCCAGTCGGTATCGTTGGTGGTCTAAAGTTTGAGCGCCCTCTAGTGAATGCGGAACAGAAGGTTTATGCATGGTACACAGCTTGGAAACCAGAACGACCGTTTGCAATTGATATGGCAGGCTTTGCAATCAATCTACTCCTGGTACAACAGAATTCTGAGGCTAGGTTTGACATCAAAGCACCAAGGGGTTATATAGAGTCTTCTTACCTTATAAAAATAGTAAAGATGGAGGATTTGGAGCCCAAGGCTGGCCTATGCACAAAG GTTTATGTCTGGCACACAAGGACAGAGAAACCTAAGTGGAAGCAAGAGGATATACTTATAAAACAAGGCAACCCATCTGACCCTAACATAGAAGTGTAG
- the LOC140061128 gene encoding myrosinase 1-like, with translation MLRFPAILCFISIAYAADYYYPEVFNDPERDAVYYDSFPEDFIWGSATSAYQIEGGWDADNKGPSIWDVFAHTPGKIYNDENGDVACDSYNNYLEDVKILKDMNVKFYRFSISWPRILPSGLIDNVNEAGISYYSKLIDALLDADIQPMVTLYHWDLPQALQDIGGWENETLVDIFNDYADLCFDRFGDRVGYWITFNEPYVVTWLGYGIAVFAPGINDPGYAPYRAAHTIIKAHAEAYHTYHKKYSYGGKISITLSTDYGMPEDATKQEDVDAAIRYMQFTAGWYAHPIFKGDYPAQMRSQVDMKSIAQGLNESRLPSFTDEEVEYIKGTHDFFGLNAYTTTVCRYHESPTSEVNYESDQDVYRFQPDDWPKSASEWLRPAPWGLRELLNWVKTEYDDPEIFITENGVSTPYEQILDDSDRITYYSAYLNEVLKAIKIDEVNVVGYFAWSLMDNFEWASGYSQRFGLHHVDFDDPDRPRTPKDSALFYRDLIASNAFVINSAVFIRTSSMVILFVFALIRLLK, from the exons ATGTTGCGTTTTCCCGCCATCCTCTGTTTCATTTCAATAGCTTACGCGGCAGACTATTATTATCCAGAAGTTTTTAATGATCCTGAGAGAGATGCTGTGTACTACGACTCATTTCCTGAAGACTTCATCTGGGGTTCAGCTACGTCTGCCTACCAAATAGAAGGTGGATGGGATGCCGATAACAAGGGGCCTAGCATATGGGATGTATTTGCCCATACACCTGGAAAGATCTATAATGATGAAAATGGAGACGTCGCCTGTGACAGCTACAACAACTACTTAGAAGACGTCAAGATTCTGAAGGATATGAATGTAAAATTCTACCGATTCTCCATTTCTTGGCCGCGTATTCTACCCAGTGGATTGATAGATAATGTGAATGAAGCGGGCATAAGTTACTATAGTAAGTTGATAGATGCATTGCTTGATGCTGATATTCAACCTATGGTCACTTTGTACCATTGGGATCTGCCGCAAGCGCTGCAAGACATCGGTGGATGGGAAAACGAAACACTGGTCGACATATTCAACGACTACGCAGATTTGTGCTTCGACCGTTTTGGTGATAGAGTTGGCTACTGGATCACTTTCAACGAGCCATATGTCGTGACATGGCTCGGGTATGGCATAGCTGTCTTCGCCCCTGGAATTAACGACCCAGGGTATGCTCCTTATAGGGCAGCGCACACTATCATCAAGGCTCATGCTGAGGCGTACCATACTTACCATAAAAAATATTCGTACGGAGGTAAAATTTCTATTACTTTGAGCACTGACTATGGGATGCCAGAAGACGCAACCAAGCAAGAGGACGTCGATGCTGCCATTCGTTATATGCAGTTCACCGCTGGTTG GTATGCCCACCCAATTTTCAAAGGTGATTATCCTGCTCAAATGCGAAGTCAAGTAGACATGAAAAGTATAGCACAAGGCTTAAATGAATCCCGGCTCCCTAGTTTCACCGATGAAGAAGTCGAATACATCAAAGGCACCCATGACTTCTTCGGACTAAATGCGTACACGACTACCGTATGCAGATACCACGAGAGTCCGACGTCAGAGGTTAATTATGAGAGCGATCAG GATGTCTATCGCTTTCAACCCGACGACTGGCCTAAATCTGCTTCAGAGTGGTTGAGACCTGCACCATGGGGGTTGCGGGAGCTTCTTAACTGGGTGAAAACAGAATACGACGATCCGGAAATATTCATCACCGAAAACGGTGTTTCAACCCCGTATGAACAGATCCTTGACGATAGTGATAGAATTACGTATTACTCTGCATATTTGAATGAGGTTCTGAAAG CAATCAAGATAGATGAAGTAAACGTTGTGGGCTACTTTGCTTGGTCTTTGATGGACAACTTTGAATGGGCGTCAGGTTACAGTCAACGATTTGGTCTACACCACGTGGACTTTGATGACCCAGACAGACCTCGTACCCCAAAGGATTCCGCTTTGTTTTATCGGGATCTTATCGCTTCAAATGCGTTTGTGATAAACAGTGCCGTTTTCATCCGTACAAGCTCTATGGTTATCCTGTTTGTTTTTGCCTTGATTcgattgttaaaataa